The following DNA comes from Nicotiana sylvestris chromosome 10, ASM39365v2, whole genome shotgun sequence.
GTTCGATTTCTAtagtttttttctcctttttctgaAATGGTTATACTGCCCATCTTGTAAATGAAGATCAAATCTACTTAAGgctttcataaaataaaaaattactatAATAGtcaaattattttttattgtaCTTTGCAGGCTAGATACTTCTTTCATCTCCATTTCCAAAaactataaaataagatatataAGATTAATACGTTCCTTCTTTGTAACATTTTACTTTATGTATTTGGTCAGAAATTATAAACAAGAAAATTATGAagcaaatatttaataaaagccAGTGTAGTACAAGGTTGAAACTATTTATTCTTGACAACAAAGACGGCGCAACACATGCATTTTCCTAAGTGTAAGTCAAAATCAGTTGCCCTATATTCAAACTTTGTGTACAACATGTATAATGCAAATAATTacataatattattttaatatcAGTTCAGTTATCTAGGAACTGCCTTTAGATAACTATATAAACCTAAGTGTGCATATTATTCCCCTACAGCAAAATCCCAAACCCCAACTTAATTATCTCTCAAGATTTCAACAATCacttaaaacaaaagaaaggaaaatgagtCCATCTTCATTAGCCATCTCCATCTTCTTTCTATGTATTATCTTTAGCTACATCTTTAAAAAAGCATTTCAAATGTTTCCTCAATCAAAATTACTAAAATATATAGATTTTATTGTTATAAATTTGAAATGGGCTTGGAATGTCGTCCTATTTCAATCTTTCTCTCATTCTTGTAATTACAACTTCACTGCCATTTCAGAAGATGCAGCTACAACACCTCATGATCACAATAATGAGCTTAGAATAAGGCGTTTCGAGCACGATTCAGGGTCTAATTTGGATTCAGTGGAATGTGCTATATGTTTGTGCAAGattgaagaaggagaagaagttaGAGAGTTGAGATGTGATCATGTTTTTCATAGGGTTTGTTTGGATAGATGGATTA
Coding sequences within:
- the LOC104245272 gene encoding uncharacterized protein, giving the protein MFPQSKLLKYIDFIVINLKWAWNVVLFQSFSHSCNYNFTAISEDAATTPHDHNNELRIRRFEHDSGSNLDSVECAICLCKIEEGEEVRELRCDHVFHRVCLDRWINCGRNMTCPLCRNHLKPNAVLSFELNHHQEVIHLDFLSGRSRDRCQWWIR